The Calditrichota bacterium nucleotide sequence ACATGCGGTAGATGGTCGGGTACGCCGAGGGCCCTGAGGTCCCTTGGTCGTCGTGCCGGTGCACGTCCATGTACACGAACTGGCCTCCAACCTTGAGCTGATGGTGCCTGGTCACCTGGCTAGTGAAGTCCAGCCGCAGGTCATAGGTGACGCTGGAGTCGCCCTCAAAGTAGTTGTTGTCATAGCGGATCCGGAAGTAGCCCTCCCAGGGGTCGAGCACGCCGTAGGTATTGTAGTGGGCGTATTGCTCCTTGGCCAGAATGTTATCCCAGTCCGGCGCCCAATAGTTGGTCAACCCCATGACGGTGGCATAGGGGTGACCGTAGTCATTGAGAATGCGCGAGCGGCGGGACTGGAAGAAGCGCTGAAACCTGAAGGTGTAGAAGGTGGAGGGACTCAACGTGTGGCTCAATACCAGGCTCTGTCTGTTGCTGCGCTGGATGCGTACCTGGCGGGCGCCCATGCCGGAGCGGTTCCGATGCCAGATCTCAAAGTTGGTGCTCCCACAGACCGGACAGACCTCAGGCGTTGGTTCACCAGGGGCAACAAAGCGGCCGTCGTCGTACTTGGCCCCGCGCAAGAAGATGCGCGCGCCACAGTCGCTGCACACCAACAACCGGTCGATGGTCTCCCGCTTGTCCACTGGGCTCTGATCCACGTTGTACCAACCGCCGAACCAGTCGTCAGGCAGGTAGTAGTAATAGCCCGCGTGGAACACGTTGGCCTGACTGTAGCCGCCCGACTGGGAAGCGCTCAGCGCCAACTTGAGGTTGGGACTGATGCGCCAGGTCAACTTACCCAAGTAGTCAAACGAGTTATCCCACCCCAACCCTTTCCACCCTTTCCAGATATCTATGGGGTTAATCCAGCGCACGGCCCCGTACACCGGCCCTTTGGTCTTGACGCTCTGCAGTTGTGCGGAGGTGATCAGGTCCATCTTGCCGTCTTCGAGGAAATCCTTGATCAACTCCTTTGACGAGGGAAGGTCCCCACGGTAGTCGTCCCAGATGATGTCGTCAAACTTGAGCACCGTGCCAGCCTGGACACTGGCCTCGCCAGAGAAGAAGAAGGACACGGTCTTGGTGAAGGGCACCGGGCCACTGAAGCTGGCCACTACGTCTTGGTAATTGCGCGCCCGTCCCTCAGCAGGCGCCAACGCCTTGATGCCAAACGGCATGGAAGTGCTATACTCGAGCTGCCCCGAGAAGACTGACCCCCCCTCGCGCGTGGACAGGTTGATGACCCCGGACAGGGCATTGCCGTATTCAGGGCTAAACCCGCCGGCAGCCACCGTCATCTGGTTGATGGCGTTATTGTTGACCCGCGTGGCGAAGCCGCCAAACAGCGGGTTCCCAACCTTCATGCCGTCAATGACTAAAGCCAGCTCGTTGTTGCGCCCGCCGCGCATACGAATGTCCTCGATGCCGCGCAGATCGTAGCCCGACTTGCTGTACGGCGTATTGGTCAGGATAGTGACATTCGACTGCAACGCCAGTACCCTGGTCATGTCCTCAGCAGGCAAGTTCTTGATGTCCTCGTAGGTAATGGTGGAAACCTTCGAGGTCACGTCGCGCTCGATGAGCGGGCGCTCGGCCGTCACCACCACCTCCTCCCCCTCCAACACCGTCTCTTCTATCTCAAAGTTGATGCGCGTGGTCTGATCCACCACCACCTGCACCCCTTCCTTGTGGACCGTCCGGTACCCAATCATCGAGGCCACCAGTGTGTAGGTTCCTGGCTGCACGTTCAGGATGAAGTAGTAACCATCCGGG carries:
- a CDS encoding carboxypeptidase-like regulatory domain-containing protein, which encodes MRGSIVMGLGVALLLLPCLVHAQSVTGKIDGVVKDKASGRPIPGVSVIVKGTARGASTGPDGYYFILNVQPGTYTLVASMIGYRTVHKEGVQVVVDQTTRINFEIEETVLEGEEVVVTAERPLIERDVTSKVSTITYEDIKNLPAEDMTRVLALQSNVTILTNTPYSKSGYDLRGIEDIRMRGGRNNELALVIDGMKVGNPLFGGFATRVNNNAINQMTVAAGGFSPEYGNALSGVINLSTREGGSVFSGQLEYSTSMPFGIKALAPAEGRARNYQDVVASFSGPVPFTKTVSFFFSGEASVQAGTVLKFDDIIWDDYRGDLPSSKELIKDFLEDGKMDLITSAQLQSVKTKGPVYGAVRWINPIDIWKGWKGLGWDNSFDYLGKLTWRISPNLKLALSASQSGGYSQANVFHAGYYYYLPDDWFGGWYNVDQSPVDKRETIDRLLVCSDCGARIFLRGAKYDDGRFVAPGEPTPEVCPVCGSTNFEIWHRNRSGMGARQVRIQRSNRQSLVLSHTLSPSTFYTFRFQRFFQSRRSRILNDYGHPYATVMGLTNYWAPDWDNILAKEQYAHYNTYGVLDPWEGYFRIRYDNNYFEGDSSVTYDLRLDFTSQVTRHHQLKVGGQFVYMDVHRHDDQGTSGPSAYPTIYRMFPKEGALYILDKIEYGSVVINVGGRMDYANAGGEMWADPLDPLGEQDPTRPGFEYNGWVKAKKKFKFSPRIGMAYP